In a single window of the uncultured Dysgonomonas sp. genome:
- the ltrA gene encoding group II intron reverse transcriptase/maturase, with amino-acid sequence MNDIKTSCASTDQQWNTWLDIDWDKCQIAVDKLQARIVKAQKEGRYGRVKALQWTLTHSFYAKALAVKRVTSNKGSRTAGVDRATWSTPNAKFQAISDLKRRGYTPQPLRRIHIKKSNGKLRPLGIPTMKDRAMQALYLLALEPVAETTADSNSYGFRKGRSTADAREQCFCVLAKRTSPEWIMEGDIKGCFDHISHDWLINNIPMDKLMLKKWLKCGFVFNKELFPTNEGTPQGGIISPTLANMTLDGLQVMLAKKYHKKFVNRTTTYYPKVHLVRYADDFIITGRTKEALEEIKPLVVEFLQERGLTLSEEKTKMTHISEGFDFLGYNIRKYDNGKLLIKPSKEGLKKFMKKIRGIIDSNKGSKQESLIRLMNPVIVGWVNYYKNCVASDTFRKADYLIYEKLQQWARRRHPKKGRTWVSDRYFTRIKNRNWCFVANFKKKGKDDRIVLKRLYDTKITRYVKVKAESNPFDPEWDTYFKKRKEYKMLKNLNDTKPLLYLWKKQKGICPLCGEPIDIDDSWGTTEKKTTPEKQNYLVHDSCRRKNDQLKRCNNELVSSK; translated from the coding sequence ATGAACGACATTAAAACATCGTGTGCATCTACTGACCAACAGTGGAACACTTGGCTCGATATTGATTGGGACAAGTGCCAAATTGCGGTTGATAAGCTACAGGCGCGTATTGTAAAAGCTCAGAAAGAAGGCAGATACGGCAGAGTGAAAGCTTTGCAGTGGACGCTGACGCATTCGTTTTATGCCAAAGCATTGGCTGTAAAACGTGTTACATCTAATAAAGGCAGTCGAACTGCGGGAGTAGATCGTGCAACATGGTCAACTCCAAATGCTAAATTTCAGGCAATCAGTGATCTGAAAAGACGAGGGTACACTCCCCAACCGCTAAGACGGATACATATTAAAAAGAGTAATGGAAAATTAAGACCTCTTGGTATTCCTACAATGAAGGACAGAGCAATGCAAGCATTATATCTGCTGGCATTAGAGCCTGTTGCTGAAACCACGGCAGACAGTAATTCTTACGGATTCCGTAAAGGAAGAAGTACTGCTGATGCAAGAGAACAATGTTTCTGTGTATTGGCAAAGAGAACCTCTCCCGAATGGATTATGGAAGGAGATATTAAAGGATGCTTTGACCATATCAGCCATGACTGGCTCATCAACAATATTCCAATGGATAAGCTGATGTTAAAGAAATGGCTTAAATGTGGCTTTGTGTTCAATAAAGAACTGTTTCCGACAAACGAAGGAACACCTCAAGGGGGGATTATTTCTCCAACTCTGGCTAATATGACTTTGGATGGATTGCAAGTTATGCTTGCAAAGAAGTATCATAAAAAGTTCGTAAACAGAACAACAACCTATTATCCAAAAGTTCATTTGGTACGTTATGCAGACGATTTTATCATCACAGGCAGAACCAAAGAAGCTTTGGAAGAAATCAAACCATTGGTAGTAGAGTTTCTTCAAGAAAGAGGGCTTACCCTCTCAGAAGAAAAGACGAAGATGACTCACATAAGCGAAGGCTTTGATTTTCTTGGGTATAACATCCGTAAATACGATAATGGTAAACTTCTGATCAAACCATCTAAGGAAGGTCTAAAGAAATTCATGAAGAAAATCCGAGGAATTATTGATTCCAACAAGGGCAGTAAACAAGAATCTCTTATACGGCTAATGAATCCTGTAATCGTAGGTTGGGTAAATTACTACAAAAACTGTGTAGCATCGGACACCTTCAGAAAAGCTGATTACTTGATATACGAAAAGTTGCAGCAATGGGCAAGAAGAAGGCATCCCAAGAAAGGAAGAACTTGGGTTTCGGACAGGTATTTTACAAGAATCAAAAACAGAAACTGGTGCTTTGTAGCGAATTTCAAGAAGAAAGGAAAAGATGACAGGATCGTCCTTAAACGCTTGTATGATACAAAGATCACTCGCTATGTGAAAGTGAAAGCCGAATCGAATCCATTTGACCCTGAATGGGATACTTACTTCAAAAAGAGAAAAGAGTACAAAATGCTCAAAAATCTCAATGATACAAAGCCCTTGCTGTATCTATGGAAAAAGCAAAAAGGAATATGTCCTTTATGTGGAGAGCCAATTGACATAGATGATTCTTGGGGTACTACTGAAAAGAAAACCACCCCGGAAAAGCAGAATTATTTAGTGCATGATAGCTGTCGCAGAAAGAATGACCAATTAAAAAGATGTAACAATGAGCTGGTTTCTAGTAAATAG
- a CDS encoding DUF4141 domain-containing protein, which yields MKKILFCLMALMGLCTYQAKAQWTVIDPSNLAQNILTVSKTATTASNVINSFKEMQKIYDQGKQYYDKLESVHNLIKDARKVKETVELVSEISHIYSTNFNKMLSDRNFSVSELEAISNGYAKLLNESGNLLADIKNVVSISNGLSMTDAERMSIIDEIHAKMVEHRNLVRYFSKKSISVSFIRSQEKGDLARVKSLYGNPSDRYW from the coding sequence ATGAAAAAGATACTTTTCTGTCTTATGGCACTCATGGGGCTATGTACCTATCAGGCAAAAGCACAATGGACGGTGATTGATCCCTCCAATCTGGCACAAAATATATTGACTGTTTCCAAAACGGCTACAACAGCCAGTAATGTGATTAACTCTTTCAAAGAGATGCAAAAAATCTACGATCAGGGAAAACAGTATTACGACAAATTAGAATCAGTACACAATCTGATCAAAGATGCACGCAAAGTAAAGGAAACGGTAGAATTGGTCAGCGAAATATCGCATATCTATTCTACCAACTTCAACAAGATGTTATCCGATAGAAATTTTAGTGTCAGTGAACTGGAAGCGATATCAAATGGATATGCCAAGCTGTTGAACGAAAGTGGCAATCTGCTTGCAGATATAAAGAATGTCGTTTCCATCTCTAACGGGCTTTCGATGACTGATGCCGAGCGTATGTCAATCATAGATGAGATACATGCCAAGATGGTTGAACATCGCAATCTTGTCCGCTATTTCTCCAAGAAAAGCATCTCCGTTTCCTTTATCCGCAGTCAGGAGAAAGGCGATTTGGCGAGAGTGAAAAGCTTGTATGGTAATCCATCCGATAGATATTGGTAA
- a CDS encoding DUF4133 domain-containing protein: protein MEYNINKGIGKSVEFKGLKAQYLFIFAGGLLAVFIVFVVMYMAGVDQWICIGFGIITASVLVWLTFNLNTKYGEHGLMKLLAKRQHPRFLINRRNSRRLFQYRKKKEVWNA, encoded by the coding sequence ATGGAGTATAATATTAACAAGGGCATTGGCAAGAGCGTGGAATTTAAGGGTTTGAAAGCACAATATCTTTTCATCTTCGCAGGTGGTCTACTGGCTGTATTCATCGTATTTGTAGTTATGTATATGGCAGGAGTAGATCAGTGGATATGTATCGGTTTCGGTATTATTACTGCTTCTGTACTGGTATGGCTGACTTTTAACCTGAATACAAAATATGGAGAACATGGGCTCATGAAGTTGCTCGCCAAACGGCAACATCCCCGTTTTCTGATCAACCGCAGAAACTCTCGTCGCTTGTTTCAATACCGTAAAAAGAAGGAGGTATGGAATGCGTAA
- a CDS encoding TraG family conjugative transposon ATPase, which produces MSWFLVNRNFKLLEPYEGKLSRTVLRGESSRKGADLLGKAIAKEGMAEYIKYLFKTVRKFFGEAIVVTQEVDDIIASPIVKESIINNSDCKILLDQRKYMNKFDSIQALLGLTEKEKSQVLSINMSNNPNRKYKEVWFGLGGVQSAVYATEVSLEEYFTFTTEETEKLEVAQKTEESDGNIELAIKQIAESKRK; this is translated from the coding sequence ATGAGCTGGTTTCTAGTAAATAGAAATTTTAAGTTGCTTGAGCCGTATGAAGGGAAACTTTCACGTACGGTTCTTAGAGGGGAAAGCTCCCGAAAGGGAGCTGACCTACTCGGCAAAGCGATTGCTAAAGAGGGTATGGCAGAGTATATTAAGTACCTTTTTAAGACCGTTCGAAAATTCTTCGGAGAAGCAATCGTTGTCACTCAGGAGGTGGATGATATTATTGCATCACCTATCGTTAAGGAATCCATCATCAACAACTCCGACTGCAAGATTCTCCTAGACCAGCGTAAGTACATGAACAAATTTGATAGCATCCAAGCTCTTTTGGGGCTGACCGAAAAAGAAAAAAGCCAGGTGCTATCCATCAATATGTCCAACAATCCGAACCGAAAATACAAGGAAGTCTGGTTTGGTTTAGGTGGTGTTCAGTCTGCTGTATATGCCACAGAAGTGAGTTTGGAAGAGTATTTTACGTTCACAACGGAAGAAACGGAGAAGCTGGAAGTTGCACAGAAAACTGAAGAGTCGGATGGTAATATTGAGTTGGCTATTAAACAAATAGCAGAAAGTAAACGCAAGTAA
- the traJ gene encoding conjugative transposon protein TraJ, producing MILLAIDFDNLHQLLRNLYQDMMPLCGDMVGVAKGIAGLGALFYVASRVWQALARAEPIDVYPLLRPFVIGLCIMFFPTFVLGTINAVMSPVVKGTHTVLETQMTDVHALQVEKDQLEYDARLREGKAWLVDDEVYDQKMKDLGITDAAEMISMWGERTWYDMKMWFRQLIRDFFELLFNAAALTIDTLRTFFLVVLSILGPLAFALSVYDGFQSTLTNWISRYISVYLWLPISDLFSAVLSKIQALMLQMDIDLLRDPSYVPDASNGIYIIFFIIGIIGYFSIPSVAGWVIQAGGGSATRGVNTMASKGTAMAGGVAGAAAGNVAGRLMGKK from the coding sequence ATGATACTGCTTGCAATAGATTTTGACAACCTGCATCAGCTTCTTCGGAATCTGTATCAGGATATGATGCCTCTTTGTGGTGATATGGTAGGTGTTGCCAAAGGGATAGCCGGACTTGGTGCTCTGTTTTATGTTGCTTCCCGTGTATGGCAAGCCTTGGCACGGGCAGAACCGATAGACGTATATCCCTTGCTAAGACCTTTTGTTATCGGGCTATGCATTATGTTCTTTCCGACTTTTGTACTAGGTACAATCAACGCTGTTATGTCACCTGTAGTAAAAGGAACACATACCGTATTGGAGACACAAATGACAGATGTGCATGCCCTGCAAGTGGAAAAAGATCAACTGGAGTACGATGCAAGGCTGCGTGAAGGAAAGGCATGGCTGGTCGATGACGAGGTGTACGATCAAAAGATGAAAGATCTCGGAATTACTGATGCTGCCGAAATGATCTCTATGTGGGGCGAACGCACCTGGTACGATATGAAAATGTGGTTTCGCCAACTGATTCGGGATTTCTTCGAACTACTGTTCAATGCCGCAGCTCTTACGATTGATACCCTGCGAACGTTTTTCCTAGTGGTGCTGTCAATCTTAGGACCGTTGGCTTTTGCCCTCTCTGTTTATGACGGTTTCCAATCCACGCTGACCAACTGGATTTCCCGCTATATCTCAGTGTATCTGTGGCTCCCCATTTCCGATCTGTTCTCGGCAGTACTGTCCAAAATTCAGGCTCTCATGCTGCAAATGGATATAGACCTGTTAAGAGATCCGTCCTATGTGCCGGATGCCAGTAACGGAATATATATCATATTCTTCATCATCGGAATTATAGGATATTTCTCTATTCCGAGCGTAGCGGGTTGGGTTATTCAGGCAGGTGGCGGTAGTGCTACACGCGGAGTAAACACAATGGCGAGTAAAGGGACTGCAATGGCAGGAGGTGTTGCCGGAGCTGCGGCAGGCAATGTAGCCGGTCGTCTAATGGGGAAAAAATAG
- a CDS encoding DUF3876 domain-containing protein produces MFSQCNITDSCSTSTDFSMREITGRWVSREGAPAIRIYRNISRKKGGIRLCLTYNNPQVVCDCTVYNVFGLHYIELYERITITYDREQEILHLSAFGEYVRQEN; encoded by the coding sequence ATGTTCAGTCAATGTAATATAACCGATTCTTGTTCCACTTCTACAGATTTTTCCATGCGGGAGATTACGGGGCGTTGGGTAAGTAGAGAAGGTGCACCTGCGATAAGAATATATCGCAATATCTCCCGAAAGAAAGGAGGCATCCGGCTCTGTCTTACTTACAACAACCCGCAGGTAGTCTGTGATTGTACGGTCTACAACGTATTTGGTCTGCATTACATTGAACTGTACGAGCGTATCACAATTACTTACGACCGGGAGCAAGAGATATTACATCTTTCTGCTTTCGGAGAATATGTCCGCCAGGAGAATTAG
- the traK gene encoding conjugative transposon protein TraK — protein MEFKSLKNIETSFKQIRLFGIVFVCMCAAITGYSVWSSYNFAEAQRQRIYVLDGGKSLMLALSQDMTQNRPVEAREHIKRFHELFFTLSPDKKAIESNVNRALFLVDKSAFKYYQDMAEKGYYNRIVSGNINQIVQVDSIACDFDSYPYKAVTYAKQMIIRESNLTERSLVTRCNLINSVRSDNNPHGFTMEKFEIVENRDIRISER, from the coding sequence ATGGAGTTCAAGAGTTTAAAAAATATAGAAACATCATTCAAACAGATACGCCTGTTCGGGATTGTCTTTGTCTGTATGTGTGCCGCCATTACGGGTTACTCGGTATGGTCGTCGTACAACTTTGCCGAAGCACAACGCCAGCGTATTTATGTATTGGACGGTGGCAAGTCCTTAATGCTTGCCTTGTCCCAAGATATGACACAAAACAGACCTGTGGAAGCAAGAGAGCATATCAAGCGTTTTCACGAATTGTTTTTCACCCTCTCACCTGATAAAAAAGCCATCGAGAGCAACGTAAACAGGGCATTATTCCTTGTCGATAAATCGGCTTTCAAATATTATCAGGACATGGCAGAAAAAGGGTACTACAACCGCATCGTGTCGGGGAATATCAATCAGATCGTACAGGTCGATAGTATTGCCTGTGACTTTGATAGCTATCCCTACAAAGCGGTAACCTATGCCAAACAAATGATTATTAGAGAGAGTAACCTCACCGAACGCAGTCTGGTTACCCGTTGCAATCTGATCAACTCGGTACGCTCGGACAATAACCCTCACGGTTTCACGATGGAGAAATTCGAGATTGTAGAGAATCGGGATATTCGGATATCGGAAAGGTAG
- a CDS encoding conjugal transfer protein TraO, protein MRKIIMLIVVSCFAFSGGAYAQRSLSGMRGIQLMGGMVDGIYSSKNDNEAGYYFGVAMATYAKNGNKWVFGAEYLERYYPYREKRLPIAQFTGEGGYYYNFLTDPSKTVFLSLGVSALAGYETSNWGEKTLYDGSTLQHKDAFIYGGAITLEIETYLTDRVVLLVTGRERILWGNSTGHFHGQFGVGIKFIIN, encoded by the coding sequence ATGAGAAAAATAATAATGTTAATAGTTGTGTCGTGCTTCGCCTTTTCGGGTGGAGCATACGCTCAACGTTCACTGTCGGGTATGAGGGGTATACAACTAATGGGAGGCATGGTGGATGGAATCTATTCGTCCAAGAACGATAATGAAGCGGGGTACTATTTTGGGGTGGCAATGGCGACTTATGCCAAGAACGGTAACAAATGGGTGTTTGGAGCGGAGTATCTGGAACGCTATTATCCTTATCGGGAAAAACGATTGCCAATAGCTCAGTTCACAGGTGAAGGAGGTTATTACTACAACTTTCTGACTGATCCGTCCAAAACAGTTTTTCTCTCTTTGGGTGTTTCTGCTCTTGCAGGCTATGAAACATCGAACTGGGGCGAAAAGACTTTATATGATGGTTCTACACTCCAACATAAGGATGCCTTCATCTACGGTGGGGCTATCACATTAGAGATTGAAACGTACCTGACAGACCGTGTTGTATTGCTCGTTACAGGGCGGGAACGCATCCTCTGGGGTAACTCTACAGGACATTTTCATGGGCAGTTCGGTGTAGGAATCAAATTTATAATCAACTAA
- a CDS encoding TraL conjugative transposon family protein → MIRKIMKHINEWLEDGLRGILGRLTPDRRIILVIAMFLVFGGLSIYMTFSSIYNFGKNKAEKMQIEQIESLRLQVEQQRDSINNLKSVE, encoded by the coding sequence ATGATACGAAAGATAATGAAACACATCAATGAATGGTTGGAGGACGGTCTGCGAGGAATACTCGGCAGGTTGACCCCCGACAGGCGGATTATCCTTGTGATAGCGATGTTCCTTGTTTTTGGCGGTCTTTCCATCTATATGACCTTTTCTTCTATTTACAATTTCGGTAAAAACAAGGCAGAAAAGATGCAGATAGAGCAGATCGAATCGCTGAGACTACAAGTGGAACAACAGCGAGATAGTATTAACAATCTAAAATCAGTAGAATAA
- the traN gene encoding conjugative transposon protein TraN, with protein MKQIFFILMLAVSVFTAHAQEVAQDTIVVHTKPTTGDYYESFTRPLTFDRMIPPYALEVTFNKTVHVIFPSAIRYVDLGSADLLAAKADGTDNVLRVKAALRDFSRESNLSVITEDGAYYSFNVKYADEPVKLSIEMTDFLHDGEAVNLPNNALAVYMQELGQESPLLVKLIMQSIHKNNDREIKHIGSKRFGIQHTLKGIYTHNGLLYFHLQLKNSSNVPFNVDFITFKIVDKKVAKRTAIQEQVIWPLRAYNNLMLIGGQQTERMIFTLAKFTIPDDKMLVVELNEQEGGRHQRFTLDNADLIRAKVINELKVK; from the coding sequence ATGAAACAAATATTTTTTATATTAATGCTTGCTGTAAGTGTATTTACAGCCCATGCACAAGAAGTAGCCCAAGATACTATTGTGGTGCATACAAAACCGACAACGGGTGACTATTACGAGAGTTTTACTCGTCCGCTGACCTTCGATAGAATGATACCGCCTTATGCTCTGGAGGTTACTTTCAATAAAACCGTTCATGTCATATTCCCATCGGCTATTCGCTATGTCGATTTAGGGTCGGCAGATCTTCTCGCAGCAAAAGCGGATGGCACGGACAATGTATTGAGAGTGAAAGCAGCTTTGCGGGATTTCAGTCGGGAGAGTAACCTGTCCGTTATTACAGAAGATGGTGCATATTATAGTTTCAACGTAAAATATGCAGATGAACCTGTAAAACTGAGTATTGAAATGACAGACTTTCTACACGATGGCGAAGCGGTCAACCTCCCGAACAATGCCCTTGCGGTCTATATGCAGGAATTGGGGCAAGAATCACCCTTGTTGGTCAAATTAATTATGCAGTCTATACACAAGAACAATGACCGTGAGATAAAGCATATTGGTTCGAAGCGTTTCGGAATACAGCACACGCTGAAAGGTATTTATACCCATAACGGACTATTGTATTTTCATTTGCAACTGAAAAATTCATCCAACGTACCGTTCAATGTGGACTTTATCACATTTAAGATTGTAGATAAAAAAGTAGCCAAACGGACTGCTATCCAGGAGCAGGTGATTTGGCCACTTCGTGCCTACAATAATTTGATGTTGATAGGTGGACAACAGACAGAACGCATGATTTTTACTTTGGCGAAATTCACAATTCCCGATGACAAAATGTTGGTTGTTGAACTCAATGAACAGGAAGGTGGACGCCATCAGCGGTTTACTTTGGATAATGCCGATCTGATTCGTGCAAAGGTTATTAACGAATTGAAAGTGAAATAA
- the ltrA gene encoding group II intron reverse transcriptase/maturase yields the protein MNESKTSCASTDRTKSIAWESIEWNKCEREVKKLQARIVKAQKESKHNKVKALQWVLTHSFYAKALAVKRVSSNKGKATAGVDGKILNTPIAKANAITELKRRGYSPQPLRRVHIKKSNGKLRPLGIPTMKDRAMQALYLMALDPVAETTADNHSYGFRKGRSTQDAMKQCFIDLAKDYCPKWILEGDIKGCFDHISHEWLLENIPMDKVMLKKWLKAGFVFNKMLFPTDEGTPQGGIISPTLANMTLDGLQELLAQKYKARRIKGERNKKYHPKVNLVRYADDFIITSEDRSVLESEIMPLLKEFLAVRGLTLSEEKTKITHIDDGFDFLGFNFRKYNGTMLVRPSKEKVKVFLDKVRHIIETNKMAKQETIIRLLNPMLIGWANYYKYSIASEIFGRADFEIFRKLWRWSKRRHNAKGKYWVANKYYHRVNGRSWTFSVSDSRKKNGEYFSLKRLTNTKTESYVKIRSEANPYDSEWAEYFDKRETYQMLNTLKGRRSLLYIWEKQNRICPICENLINREKEWSIMEQTIENHIKRTLVHDSCRRSVLLKNRRNEPVS from the coding sequence ATGAACGAAAGTAAAACATCGTGTGCATCAACTGACCGAACAAAATCAATCGCATGGGAATCCATTGAATGGAATAAGTGTGAACGTGAGGTTAAGAAGCTACAAGCACGTATTGTAAAGGCTCAAAAGGAAAGTAAACACAATAAGGTGAAAGCCTTACAGTGGGTGCTTACTCACTCTTTTTATGCTAAAGCATTGGCTGTAAAAAGAGTGTCTTCTAATAAAGGAAAAGCTACGGCTGGGGTAGATGGTAAAATTTTGAATACCCCAATAGCCAAGGCAAATGCGATTACTGAATTGAAAAGACGGGGATATTCTCCGCAACCATTAAGAAGAGTACATATTAAAAAGAGTAATGGAAAACTACGCCCGTTAGGAATTCCAACAATGAAAGACAGAGCAATGCAAGCATTATATCTCATGGCATTAGACCCTGTGGCTGAAACAACTGCTGATAACCATTCGTATGGTTTCCGCAAAGGAAGAAGCACGCAGGATGCTATGAAACAATGTTTTATTGATTTGGCAAAAGATTATTGTCCTAAGTGGATATTGGAAGGAGATATAAAAGGTTGTTTTGACCATATCAGCCATGAATGGCTTCTGGAAAATATCCCAATGGATAAGGTTATGCTAAAGAAATGGTTAAAAGCAGGATTTGTCTTTAATAAAATGTTGTTCCCGACAGACGAGGGTACGCCACAAGGTGGTATCATATCTCCAACACTTGCTAATATGACCTTAGATGGTCTACAAGAACTACTTGCACAGAAGTATAAAGCAAGAAGAATCAAAGGTGAAAGGAATAAAAAATATCACCCAAAGGTCAATCTTGTTCGATATGCTGATGACTTCATCATAACAAGCGAAGACAGAAGTGTATTGGAATCTGAAATCATGCCATTATTAAAAGAGTTTCTCGCAGTAAGGGGACTTACCCTATCTGAAGAGAAAACGAAGATTACTCATATTGATGATGGTTTTGATTTTCTTGGATTCAACTTCAGAAAGTATAACGGAACAATGCTTGTGAGACCATCAAAAGAAAAGGTAAAAGTCTTTTTGGATAAGGTTCGACATATTATTGAAACAAATAAAATGGCGAAACAAGAGACAATTATAAGACTTTTAAACCCGATGCTTATAGGTTGGGCTAACTATTATAAATATAGTATAGCATCAGAAATATTCGGTAGAGCAGATTTTGAAATTTTCAGAAAACTATGGAGGTGGTCGAAAAGACGACATAATGCTAAAGGAAAATATTGGGTTGCCAATAAATACTATCATAGGGTAAATGGTAGAAGCTGGACTTTTTCAGTAAGTGATAGTCGTAAAAAGAATGGTGAGTACTTCTCGTTAAAGCGACTAACCAATACAAAAACAGAATCCTATGTGAAGATTAGATCAGAGGCTAATCCATATGACTCAGAGTGGGCTGAATATTTTGATAAAAGAGAAACTTATCAGATGCTCAACACCCTTAAAGGCAGAAGGTCACTCCTATATATCTGGGAAAAACAAAACCGTATTTGTCCAATTTGCGAGAATTTAATAAACAGAGAGAAAGAATGGAGTATCATGGAACAAACCATAGAAAACCATATCAAAAGAACTCTAGTACATGATAGTTGTCGCAGAAGTGTATTACTTAAAAATAGAAGAAATGAGCCGGTTTCATAA
- the traM gene encoding conjugative transposon protein TraM, whose amino-acid sequence MEQEDLNKGIPPQTETIPEEQPSVPDNKSEAKKEPQKPPKQELSMAERQKRKKLLIMPLFFLIFSGAMWLIFAPSDDGKEQAVGLTGFNAELPVPKDEGIVEGKRDAYEREAMRQKEREKMKSLQDFSSMFNDTEQNNYEQKDNAYNTSLQVEQPRSSTPRAIQSSATAYQDINKQLGDWYEKPSETGKQSQSAMEQRLQELERKQEEAEAKKAEEDEQTALLEKSYQMAARYMPMQTGEQQVEEASVTRTGDKVKIKPVKQVHHNVVSLLAAPMPNNEFIASYSKPRNKNFLTAAGNEGIQDKNSIRACVNQTVTLTNGKEVQLRLLEPMRAGNILIPANTLVTGACRIGGERLEVMINSIQYAGNIIPVELQVYDMDGQSGIFVPNNDEVKAAKEVASTLASSAGTSIMISDNAGSQLAADMGKGLIQGASQYISKKMSVVKVTLKANYKLLLLPKSE is encoded by the coding sequence ATGGAACAGGAAGATTTGAATAAAGGAATACCGCCACAAACGGAGACTATTCCCGAAGAACAGCCATCTGTACCGGATAATAAATCGGAAGCGAAGAAAGAACCTCAGAAACCGCCAAAGCAAGAGCTTTCAATGGCGGAGAGACAGAAGCGAAAGAAGTTGTTGATCATGCCTCTATTCTTTCTAATCTTCAGTGGTGCGATGTGGCTGATCTTTGCTCCGTCGGATGATGGGAAAGAGCAAGCGGTAGGACTCACGGGATTCAATGCCGAACTACCCGTACCCAAAGACGAAGGCATTGTGGAAGGCAAACGGGATGCTTACGAACGGGAAGCGATGCGACAAAAGGAACGAGAGAAAATGAAGTCTTTACAGGATTTTTCTTCTATGTTCAACGATACCGAGCAAAACAATTATGAACAGAAGGACAATGCCTACAATACTTCTTTGCAAGTAGAACAGCCCCGAAGTTCAACACCTCGTGCAATACAATCATCAGCAACGGCTTATCAGGATATTAATAAGCAATTAGGCGATTGGTACGAAAAGCCTTCCGAAACAGGCAAACAATCGCAGTCAGCTATGGAACAGCGGCTACAGGAATTGGAACGAAAGCAAGAAGAAGCCGAGGCGAAAAAAGCAGAAGAGGACGAACAGACCGCTTTACTTGAGAAATCCTACCAGATGGCAGCACGCTATATGCCTATGCAGACAGGAGAACAACAGGTAGAAGAAGCAAGTGTGACACGTACAGGCGATAAGGTTAAGATAAAACCCGTTAAACAAGTGCATCACAATGTTGTATCTCTATTGGCTGCTCCGATGCCCAATAATGAATTTATAGCCTCGTACAGCAAGCCCCGAAATAAGAATTTTCTCACTGCCGCAGGCAATGAGGGAATACAGGATAAGAACAGTATTCGTGCTTGTGTAAACCAAACTGTGACTCTGACTAATGGCAAAGAAGTACAACTTCGTCTTTTAGAGCCAATGCGGGCAGGAAACATCCTGATCCCTGCCAACACTTTGGTAACAGGAGCTTGTCGTATCGGTGGAGAACGTCTGGAGGTAATGATCAATTCCATTCAGTATGCAGGAAACATTATTCCGGTTGAACTGCAAGTGTATGATATGGATGGTCAATCCGGGATTTTTGTTCCCAACAACGACGAAGTAAAAGCGGCTAAGGAAGTAGCATCTACATTGGCATCATCGGCAGGCACAAGTATTATGATTTCGGATAATGCAGGCTCACAGCTGGCTGCCGATATGGGCAAAGGTTTGATACAAGGGGCTTCGCAATACATCAGTAAAAAGATGAGTGTAGTAAAAGTTACCCTCAAAGCCAATTACAAATTACTTCTGTTACCAAAGTCAGAGTAA